In Paenibacillus xylanilyticus, the genomic window ATTCCCAATCCATCATAAGAACAGAGAAAAGCCGATATGCAGAGAGAAACCACTCTGCGTACCGGCTTTTTGCATAGCTTTTATAACATCTGAATAGCCAGATTCGGCGTTCCTCCACTATCATCGACGAATAATACATATTGATTCCCACTCGTTCCAGTCAAGACAAGGCCGGGTTGATTCAGGACGCCCGGATTATAATATAACAACTGCTGCAGAGCTGGTAAGACGGCGGGAAGGGTTGGCTGATTCAGAGCCATGATCTGGGTAGCTGCTTTTACACTGTCACCTGCCTCGATCACTCCACCGACACCAAGATTATTCGTAATGGATGCACTATCGTTAATCTGCAGGCTGTTCGCAATGGTCTGGCTTCCGTTGACCTGCAGGTCTACTCCGATCGTTTCATTGCCATTCACTTGCAGATCCTGATTGATGGTCTGGCTTCCCGTTACGAGAATGCTATTAAATGTTGGCAAACATATCAACTCCCATCTGGTCTTGATATATTCTATGAGGACAAGAACCGGATGGACACGGGGTTCTTGCACATTTATGAGGAGATTTCCCACTCACTCCTGGTTGAACACCTAAAAATACAACTCTAGAAACCTAGCCAGTCTTCCATGCATATTGTAGGCAGTGAGCGTCAATCCGCATGAGACGGGAGGGATCGGTCATCACTAAAAAGAGACGGATGCAAGTCAAATCTCAAAAAAACAAGCTCTCTGCAGAACTGCCCAACCGAGTGTTGATAAAACAGATGAATGCCACGTTGAATCGGAAACTGAAGTCAATTCAGCATCATCTGACCGCCCAACAGGCGGATCTGCAGCAGCATTTGATGCAAACGCTACAGGATGTCATTCATCCACCCAAGGAAGTTCCTCCGGATGTCGTCTACAAACAATTGAATGTTCTCTTCATTACGCCTTGTAATGATCGTGCATCCTCCTCCATTTCCATTCTTGTGGAACAGAGTTTGAGGCATCTGGTGAAAAGCATATACGAAATAAAGGCGATTCAGCCTGTTGGACCTTATTTGGAACGTTCCAAAACGGACTTGGTTCTCGTACTGGGCGGGGAAGATGGAGAGATTCTGCCAGAGGAGAGCATGGAAGCCTTAAGGACCTCACCGGTCAAAAAGGCCTTATGGTTAACCGACCTATCCGGTGTAAAGCATTCGGAATCATTCATTTCCATATTTGACTATGTGTTTACACAGAAAGCGGAGAACATTCCAACCTATGGACGCATGAGTAATGCACGATGTTATGAGGTCCCTTTTCCGCCCGATCCAAACGTATATTACCCGCAGTCCGTACTGACGCAAGATGAGTCAGATGTCTATATTATTGGAGATGCTCAGCCGGGCAGCAGCCTTGTCGATTTGGCGAATCATGCGTTGTTATCCGGCAAAGTGGTTCGAGTGGAGGGGAAAGGGTGGAAGCGATTCGAATCGTTTATCCCCGTGCATGCTCATGAGGATCGGGCTGCGTTATACAATGGCAGCAAAATGGTTATTCAGGACAACTCTCCGGTTAGAAGCGTGTTGGAGGTAGCTGCTTGCGGCACGTTCCAGCTGAATTCGATATCGATGAATAGGAATCTGGATACGGACGTGTTCCAAAGCTTTAACTCGCAGGAGGAGCTCATAGAGAAGTTTGACTTCTACTGGAACCGGGTGGATCAGCGAAGACTGGCGGCTTCCAGGGCGATGGCTTATGTCAAATACAATCATTCCTATCTTCAGAGCAGCCTGCAGCTTCTGGACCGAATCTTCCGATAAATCCGGCTGACGTATGGAGGAATCCCGATTGAAACTTATTGCGTTGTATTTACCTCAATTTCATCGTATTGCCGAGAATGACAGGTGGTGGGGAGAAGGTTTCACCGAATGGACCAATGTGAAAAAGTCAGTTCCCTTATACTCCGGGCATGTTCAGCCCAGGAAACCGTTACAAGAGTATTACTATGATCTGACCGACCCTGCAGTGCGCAAATGGCAGGCAGATACTGCAAGGAATCACGGAATATACGGATTTTGTTATTATCACTACTGGTTTAAGGGCAAGCGTCTGCTCGAAAAGCCGTTTGATGAGATTATACAAACCGGGGAACCTGATTTTCCGTTTTGCCTGTCGTGGGCAAATGAAACCTGGACACGTAAATGGGATGGTCAGGAATCGGACGTTCTCATTTCACAGGACTATGGAGATGAGAATGACTGGAAAGAACATTTCGAATATTTGGTGAGGGCATTTAAAGACAAACGGTATATCCGGGTAGACGGCAAGCCCATGTTCCTTATTTATCGGCCTGCCAGCATCCCCCGTTGTGAGGATATGATTCGGTACTGGCGCAAGCTCGCAGTGAAGCACGGGCTAGAGGGGATTCATTTTGTTGAAACGATAGGCGGTTTCCCGACTTACGACAGTCAGGTGTTTGATGCAAGCATGGAATTTGAGCCGCATTATACCTTTGCCCATGGTCACACAAACGAAATTTGGATCGAGCTGAATATCGGCAGTCACAAACATATTGTGGTGAACTACGACAAGGTATGGTCTGCCATTCTGGAAAGATCACCGCATCGAAACGGGGAGATCATCTACCCTGGTGCTTTTGTTAATTGGGATAATACACCCCGTCGGGGCATAGACGGGCAGAGTACCATCGGCTCGACTCCGGAGAAATTTGGGGTATATCTGTCAAGACAGCTGGAACGGAGCCGAAATGGGTACAAAAGTGAGTTCATGTTCGTTAACGCCTGGAACGAGTGGGCGGAAGGGGCATACCTTGAACCGGATGAAGAGTACGGATATGCCTATTTGAAAGAAATCAAGAAAATCATCCAGGCAAGGAATCATTGAAATTCATAACTAGCTGTTGTAACTCACGGGGTTCCTTAGTCAGGGGACTCCTTTTGATGTTCAGAAACAGAGATACATAACCAGTATTATGTTACCAATCGTGTCGTTTGTTTGCGGAATTCAGTCGGGGTTAACCCGGTATGTTTCTTGAACAGCCTTGAAAAATAATACAAATCCCGAAATCCGAGATGTTCAGCGATCATGGTAATGGTGTTCGGCGTACAGCTGAGCAGCTCCTTGGCTTTGTCCACTTTTTTACCCGTAATGTAGTGAATGAGGGGTATGCCAACCTGCTGCTTGAAGAAGCGAATGAAATAGTTGGGATGCATATATGCGATCTGGGCTAGATCCTGAACGGTAATATTTTCTTCAATATGCGCATCAATATAGGCGAGTATGGCAGACATTTTCTCCATGACGGGTATATTCAGATACGTGATCTGTTCCAGATCCAGATTCATCAGATAGTGGGATATCAGCTCCATCAGTTTGCTTTTGGCCATCAAGTGAGCATATACTTCACCGGATCTCGCATACAGAAGAATTTGATTGAAGATTTCATTGATCAATTCAGGGCGTTCTATGGTGCAAAAGTGAGGGAACTTCAAAATTTGAAATAAATTGATTCCCCCGACCTTGGCGCTGAAATGACACCAGTACTTCAGAAAAGGCTGATCGCTAATGACTGAATAGGATTGAGTAACCCCCTCAGGCATCAAAAATAGCTGTCCAGGTACAGGATAATACTCCTGATCCCCAATCTTTAACCATCCTTCTCCTTCGCTGATCCAATAGAATTTGCTGTAGTCGGGGGTGTAATCCAGATCACGCCAGTCGCTATCGCACCGATTATAGTTGACCATGTATAATTCCACCTGCAGGTTGGACAGGTAGTTCGTAAGCAGCGTCTGATGATTCATGAGTGTATCTCCTTACAAGGTTATTATTGTGCATCCAAAAGTTAGTGTTCTGCATGTCCATCCCTTCAACCTACCGCTACAATACAAGGGAACAGGATAACGAAAGGGATGAGAATAAACGATGGAGCATACCGAATTTTTGCAAAAGATTGAAGCCACCATTGCTGAAGGGCGATTCAAGGATGACTGGAAGTCACTCCGTGCGTATCAGGTCCCGGATTGGTACCGGAATGCCAAGTTCGGCATTTTCATTCACTGGGGATTGTATTCCATTCCGGCTTATGATAGTGAGTGGTACTCACGTAATATGTATATCCAGGGTTCCAAAGCCCATGAACATCATCTTGAAGTATATGGACACCCGAAGGATTTTGGATATAAGGATTTCATTCCCATGTTCCGTGCGGAAAAGTTCGATGCAGACGAATGGGCCACATTATTTAAAAAGGCTGGAGCAAGATATGTGATGCCTGTCGCTGAGCACCATGACGGATTTCAAATGTATAAAAGCTCCATTTCCCACTATAACACAGTTGAAATGGGACCCAAACGGGATCTTCTCGGGGAGATGAAGACCGCTTATGAGAAGCAGGATCTTACATTTTGCGTCTCCTCGCACCGGGCAGAGCACTGGTTCTTCATGTCCCACGGGAAGGAATTCGAATCGGATATCCAGGAACCCCTAAAACGCGGAGATTTCTACTGGCCTGCCATGCCTGAACCGGATCACCATGATCTGTATGGCTCGCCTCCTTCCAAGGAGTTTCTGGAAGACTGGCTGGTTCGCTGCTGTGAGCTGGTGGATCAATATCAGCCTCAAGTCTTTTATTTTGATTGGTGGATTCAGACTGCAGCCTTCAAGCCCTACCTGAAAAAATTCAGCGCATATTACTATAACAAAGGAGAAGAGTGGGGAATTCCTGTAGTCATTAACTACAAACATGATGCGTTTGTGCTGGGCTGTGCCGTTCCCGACGTGGAACGAGGGCAGTTTGCCGAACTCAAGCCCTACTACTGGCAAACCGATACGGCCGTCGCCAAAAACTCCTGGTGCTACACGGAAAATAACAACTACAAATCAGCGAATGAAATCATCAGGGATCTGGTCGACATTGTGAGCAAAAACGGCAATCTGCTTCTCAATGTTGGACCCAAAGCGGATGGCAGCATACCGGAGGAGGACCGGGATATTTTGTTAGCCATAGGGGAGTGGCTCGGCGTGAATGGAGAGGCCATCTATGATACTTCCTTCTGGCGTACTTACGGCGAAGGTCCTACAGAAGTGAAGGAAGGCCAATTCACAGACGGAGATAC contains:
- a CDS encoding glycoside hydrolase family 99-like domain-containing protein — its product is MKLIALYLPQFHRIAENDRWWGEGFTEWTNVKKSVPLYSGHVQPRKPLQEYYYDLTDPAVRKWQADTARNHGIYGFCYYHYWFKGKRLLEKPFDEIIQTGEPDFPFCLSWANETWTRKWDGQESDVLISQDYGDENDWKEHFEYLVRAFKDKRYIRVDGKPMFLIYRPASIPRCEDMIRYWRKLAVKHGLEGIHFVETIGGFPTYDSQVFDASMEFEPHYTFAHGHTNEIWIELNIGSHKHIVVNYDKVWSAILERSPHRNGEIIYPGAFVNWDNTPRRGIDGQSTIGSTPEKFGVYLSRQLERSRNGYKSEFMFVNAWNEWAEGAYLEPDEEYGYAYLKEIKKIIQARNH
- a CDS encoding glycosyltransferase encodes the protein MQVKSQKNKLSAELPNRVLIKQMNATLNRKLKSIQHHLTAQQADLQQHLMQTLQDVIHPPKEVPPDVVYKQLNVLFITPCNDRASSSISILVEQSLRHLVKSIYEIKAIQPVGPYLERSKTDLVLVLGGEDGEILPEESMEALRTSPVKKALWLTDLSGVKHSESFISIFDYVFTQKAENIPTYGRMSNARCYEVPFPPDPNVYYPQSVLTQDESDVYIIGDAQPGSSLVDLANHALLSGKVVRVEGKGWKRFESFIPVHAHEDRAALYNGSKMVIQDNSPVRSVLEVAACGTFQLNSISMNRNLDTDVFQSFNSQEELIEKFDFYWNRVDQRRLAASRAMAYVKYNHSYLQSSLQLLDRIFR
- a CDS encoding alpha-L-fucosidase, with translation MEHTEFLQKIEATIAEGRFKDDWKSLRAYQVPDWYRNAKFGIFIHWGLYSIPAYDSEWYSRNMYIQGSKAHEHHLEVYGHPKDFGYKDFIPMFRAEKFDADEWATLFKKAGARYVMPVAEHHDGFQMYKSSISHYNTVEMGPKRDLLGEMKTAYEKQDLTFCVSSHRAEHWFFMSHGKEFESDIQEPLKRGDFYWPAMPEPDHHDLYGSPPSKEFLEDWLVRCCELVDQYQPQVFYFDWWIQTAAFKPYLKKFSAYYYNKGEEWGIPVVINYKHDAFVLGCAVPDVERGQFAELKPYYWQTDTAVAKNSWCYTENNNYKSANEIIRDLVDIVSKNGNLLLNVGPKADGSIPEEDRDILLAIGEWLGVNGEAIYDTSFWRTYGEGPTEVKEGQFTDGDTKMFTSEDIRFTVKDSSLYATVLVYPDNGEVRIRSLKENSHHFQGIIKNIEILGFDERPQWGRTADALTITTTDVKSDSPVVFKIEMD
- a CDS encoding AraC family transcriptional regulator; this encodes MNHQTLLTNYLSNLQVELYMVNYNRCDSDWRDLDYTPDYSKFYWISEGEGWLKIGDQEYYPVPGQLFLMPEGVTQSYSVISDQPFLKYWCHFSAKVGGINLFQILKFPHFCTIERPELINEIFNQILLYARSGEVYAHLMAKSKLMELISHYLMNLDLEQITYLNIPVMEKMSAILAYIDAHIEENITVQDLAQIAYMHPNYFIRFFKQQVGIPLIHYITGKKVDKAKELLSCTPNTITMIAEHLGFRDLYYFSRLFKKHTGLTPTEFRKQTTRLVT